From Quercus lobata isolate SW786 chromosome 1, ValleyOak3.0 Primary Assembly, whole genome shotgun sequence, one genomic window encodes:
- the LOC115982259 gene encoding ubiquitin carboxyl-terminal hydrolase 8 isoform X2: MEGHSDSTQRPNSDNNNNNSNNNDQRVYFVPYRWWKDAQDSMRVDSDSDSRLDSESNKGVVYSASPASSYAGPMKLINNIFSLDLVFNLRREEGSDSVHRENGEVGVSGRDYALVPGQMWVQALRWHSDSKVAMKNGKSFLASEDDITDVYPLKLRLSVLRETNSLGVRICKKDNAGERFRRACKIFTVESELFRVWDFSGQTNLFFTNEKNKFLKDSQRQSDHDIVLDLQIYGLSDSVKCKDGKKDESVANSSSGPSLMMNGSAGNMNSNFVRASSGEAGSLGLTGLQNLGNTCFMNSSLQCLAHTPKLVDYFLGDYGREINHDNPLGMDGEIALAFGDLLRKLWAPGAAPVAPRLFKSKLARFAPQFSGYNQHDSQELLAFLLDGLHEDLNRVKCKPYIEAKDGDDRPDREVADEYWRNHLARNDSIIVDVCQGQYKSTLVCPLCRKVSVTFDPFMYLSLPLPSTTMRTMTLTLLNTNGNAAPSPYTITVPKHGKCEDLIKALGSACSLGADETLLVAEIYNNQIIRYLEESADSLSLIRDDDRLVAYRLSKDTGQVPLVVFMHQRREEQYIHGKLTSSWKAFGIPLAARLCESVDGSDIYNLYLNLLSPFQIPAEDAIEDYDISKGTATEEVSGKEGAKSPAIGGDVSPSNVNGVDSPSDVELQFYLTDEKGIVKHSKLVMNEPVAVTGVSRLHVLVCWPETQIEHYDTGLLSSLPEVFKSGFYAKRPQESVSLYKCLEAFLQEEPLGPEDMWYCPGCKKHCQAIKKLDLWRLPEILVIHLKKFSYSRFSKNKLETYVDFPIDNFDLSPYIAQSNGMSCNRYMLYAVSNHYGSMGGGHYTAFVHHGGDQWYDFDDSHVHPVSQEKIKSSAAYVLFYRRVIEV; the protein is encoded by the exons ATGGAGGGTCACTCCGATTCCACTCAGCGACCCAACTcggacaacaacaacaacaacagtaaCAACAACGACCAACGAGTCTACTTCGTTCCCtacag GTGGTGGAAGGATGCGCAAGATTCAATGCGAGTTGATTCGGATTCGGATTCGCGTTTGGATTCGGAATCAAATAAGGGGGTAGTGTACTCGGCTTCGCCAGCTTCTTCATATGCAGGTCCTATGAAGCTCATTAACAACATATTCAGCTTGGATCTTGTTTTCAATCTGAGAAGAGAGGAGGGTTCAGATTCAGTGCACAGGGAAAATGGTGAAGTTGGTGTCTCCGGCCGGGACTATGCCTTGGTCCCTGGCCAAATGTGGGTCCAGGCACTCAGATG GCATAGTGATTCTAAAGTTGCCATGAAAAATGGTAAGAGCTTTTTAGCTTCCGAAGATGATATTACAGATGTCTATCCTCTAAAACTACGACTTTCTGTTCTGCGGGAAACAAATTCGTTGGGAGTAAGAATATGCAAAAAG gATAATGCAGGGGAGCGCTTCAGAAGAGCCTGCAAAATCTTCACTGTAGAGTCTGAGCTG TTTCGCGTCTGGGACTTTTCTGGGCAGACAAACCTGTTttttacaaatgaaaaaaataagtttcTAAAAGATTCTCAGCGGCAATCAGATCATGAT ATTGTACTGGACTTGCAAATTTATGGGTTGTCAGACTCTGTGAAGTGCAAGGATGGAAAAAAAGATGAGAGTGTGGCAAATTCATCTTCTGGCCCTTCACTAATGATGAATGGTAGTGCTGGCAATATGAACTCTAATTTCGTTCGTGCAAGTTCTGGTGAAGCTGGTTCTTTGGGATTGACCGGGTTGCAAAATCTTGGAAATACTTGTTTCATGAACAGTTCTCTGCAGTGCTTGGCCCACACGCCGAAACTTGTTGACTATTTTCTTGGAGATTATGGTAGAGAAATAAATCATGACAACCCATTGGGCATGGAT GGTGAGATTGCTTTAGCATTTGGAGATCTGTTAAGGAAATTATGGGCTCCTGGAGCAGCTCCAGTGGCACCAAGATTATTTAAGTCAAAGCTAGCTCGATTTGCTCCTCAATTCAGTGGATATAATCAGCATGATTCCCAA GAGCTCCTGGCTTTTTTGTTGGATGGACTCCACGAAGATCTCAATCGTGTAAAATGCAAGCCTTATATAGAAGCCAAGGATGGGGATGATCGACCAGATAGAGAAGTAGCTGATGAATATTGGCGGAATCATTTGGCTCGCAACGACTCTATAATTGTTGATGTATGCCAA GGTCAATATAAATCAACATTAGTTTGTCCTCTTTGCAGAAAGGTTTCTGTAACATTTGATCCATTCATGTACCTATCTCTACCTCTACCTTCAACAACAATGCGGACGATGACTTTAACACTTTTGAATACCAATGGGAATGCTGCACCGTCTCCATATACTATTACTGTGCCAAAGCATGGAAAATGTGAAGATCTTATCAAGGCTCTAGGCAGTGCATGTTCTTTAGGGGCTGATGAGACTTTATTGGTGGCTGAG ATCTACAACAACCAGATTATACGCTATCTTGAGGAGTCAGCTGATTCATTATCCTTAATTAGAGATGATGACCGATTGGTAGCCTACCGGTTATCAAAAGATACTGGGCAAGTCCCTCTGGTTGTATTCATGCATCAGCGGAGGGAGGA GCAATACATCCATGGGAAACTAACTTCAAGTTGGAAGGCGTTTGGAATTCCTCTTGCAGCTAGGCTTTGTGAATCTGTTGATGGATCTGATATCTACAATCTTTATCTAAATTTACTTAGTCCATTCCAAATCCCTGCGGAAGATGCTATAGAAGATTATGATATCTCCAAGGGCACTGCTACTGAAGAAGTTTCAGGAAAAGAGGGTGCCAAAAGTCCTGCTATAGGTGGAGACGTGAGCCCCTCCAATGTGAATGGAGTTGACTCACCATCAGATGTTGAACTGCAGTTTTATTTGACAGATGAGAAGGGAATCGTCAAGCACTCCAAACTAGTAATGAATGAACCAGTGGCAGTGACGGGAGTGTCCAGGTTGCATGTGCTTGTATGTTGGCCAGAAACACAGATTGAACATTATGATACAGGCCTTCTTAGCTCATTACCAGAAGTTTTTAAGTCTGGGTTCTATGCAAAGAGACCTCAAGAGTCTGTTTCTCTGTACAAGTGCCTTGAAGCATTCTTGCAGGAGGAACCTCTTGGACCAGAAGACATGTG GTACTGTCCTGGCTGCAAAAAGCATTGTCAAGCCATCAAAAAGTTAGATCTTTGGAGACTGCCAGAGATTTTGGTTATTCATTTGAAGAAATTCTCGTATAGCCGGTTCTCAAAGAACAAGCTAGAGACTTATGTCGACTTTCCCATTGATAATTTTGACCTATCACCTTATATTGCCCAGAGTAATGGCATGTCATGCAATCGTTACATGCTTTATGCGGTTAGTAATCACTATGGAAGTATGGGAGGCGGTCATTATACAGCATTTGTCCAT CACGGCGGTGATCAGTGGTACGATTTTGATGATAGCCATGTTCATCCCGTCAGCCAGGAGAAGATAAAGTCTTCTGCAGCTTATGTTCTTTTCTACAGAAGAGTAATAGAAGTATGA
- the LOC115982259 gene encoding ubiquitin carboxyl-terminal hydrolase 8 isoform X1 has translation MEGHSDSTQRPNSDNNNNNSNNNDQRVYFVPYRWWKDAQDSMRVDSDSDSRLDSESNKGVVYSASPASSYAGPMKLINNIFSLDLVFNLRREEGSDSVHRENGEVGVSGRDYALVPGQMWVQALRWHSDSKVAMKNGKSFLASEDDITDVYPLKLRLSVLRETNSLGVRICKKDNAGERFRRACKIFTVESELFRVWDFSGQTNLFFTNEKNKFLKDSQRQSDHDLCYASIQIVLDLQIYGLSDSVKCKDGKKDESVANSSSGPSLMMNGSAGNMNSNFVRASSGEAGSLGLTGLQNLGNTCFMNSSLQCLAHTPKLVDYFLGDYGREINHDNPLGMDGEIALAFGDLLRKLWAPGAAPVAPRLFKSKLARFAPQFSGYNQHDSQELLAFLLDGLHEDLNRVKCKPYIEAKDGDDRPDREVADEYWRNHLARNDSIIVDVCQGQYKSTLVCPLCRKVSVTFDPFMYLSLPLPSTTMRTMTLTLLNTNGNAAPSPYTITVPKHGKCEDLIKALGSACSLGADETLLVAEIYNNQIIRYLEESADSLSLIRDDDRLVAYRLSKDTGQVPLVVFMHQRREEQYIHGKLTSSWKAFGIPLAARLCESVDGSDIYNLYLNLLSPFQIPAEDAIEDYDISKGTATEEVSGKEGAKSPAIGGDVSPSNVNGVDSPSDVELQFYLTDEKGIVKHSKLVMNEPVAVTGVSRLHVLVCWPETQIEHYDTGLLSSLPEVFKSGFYAKRPQESVSLYKCLEAFLQEEPLGPEDMWYCPGCKKHCQAIKKLDLWRLPEILVIHLKKFSYSRFSKNKLETYVDFPIDNFDLSPYIAQSNGMSCNRYMLYAVSNHYGSMGGGHYTAFVHHGGDQWYDFDDSHVHPVSQEKIKSSAAYVLFYRRVIEV, from the exons ATGGAGGGTCACTCCGATTCCACTCAGCGACCCAACTcggacaacaacaacaacaacagtaaCAACAACGACCAACGAGTCTACTTCGTTCCCtacag GTGGTGGAAGGATGCGCAAGATTCAATGCGAGTTGATTCGGATTCGGATTCGCGTTTGGATTCGGAATCAAATAAGGGGGTAGTGTACTCGGCTTCGCCAGCTTCTTCATATGCAGGTCCTATGAAGCTCATTAACAACATATTCAGCTTGGATCTTGTTTTCAATCTGAGAAGAGAGGAGGGTTCAGATTCAGTGCACAGGGAAAATGGTGAAGTTGGTGTCTCCGGCCGGGACTATGCCTTGGTCCCTGGCCAAATGTGGGTCCAGGCACTCAGATG GCATAGTGATTCTAAAGTTGCCATGAAAAATGGTAAGAGCTTTTTAGCTTCCGAAGATGATATTACAGATGTCTATCCTCTAAAACTACGACTTTCTGTTCTGCGGGAAACAAATTCGTTGGGAGTAAGAATATGCAAAAAG gATAATGCAGGGGAGCGCTTCAGAAGAGCCTGCAAAATCTTCACTGTAGAGTCTGAGCTG TTTCGCGTCTGGGACTTTTCTGGGCAGACAAACCTGTTttttacaaatgaaaaaaataagtttcTAAAAGATTCTCAGCGGCAATCAGATCATGAT TTGTGTTATGCATCTATACAGATTGTACTGGACTTGCAAATTTATGGGTTGTCAGACTCTGTGAAGTGCAAGGATGGAAAAAAAGATGAGAGTGTGGCAAATTCATCTTCTGGCCCTTCACTAATGATGAATGGTAGTGCTGGCAATATGAACTCTAATTTCGTTCGTGCAAGTTCTGGTGAAGCTGGTTCTTTGGGATTGACCGGGTTGCAAAATCTTGGAAATACTTGTTTCATGAACAGTTCTCTGCAGTGCTTGGCCCACACGCCGAAACTTGTTGACTATTTTCTTGGAGATTATGGTAGAGAAATAAATCATGACAACCCATTGGGCATGGAT GGTGAGATTGCTTTAGCATTTGGAGATCTGTTAAGGAAATTATGGGCTCCTGGAGCAGCTCCAGTGGCACCAAGATTATTTAAGTCAAAGCTAGCTCGATTTGCTCCTCAATTCAGTGGATATAATCAGCATGATTCCCAA GAGCTCCTGGCTTTTTTGTTGGATGGACTCCACGAAGATCTCAATCGTGTAAAATGCAAGCCTTATATAGAAGCCAAGGATGGGGATGATCGACCAGATAGAGAAGTAGCTGATGAATATTGGCGGAATCATTTGGCTCGCAACGACTCTATAATTGTTGATGTATGCCAA GGTCAATATAAATCAACATTAGTTTGTCCTCTTTGCAGAAAGGTTTCTGTAACATTTGATCCATTCATGTACCTATCTCTACCTCTACCTTCAACAACAATGCGGACGATGACTTTAACACTTTTGAATACCAATGGGAATGCTGCACCGTCTCCATATACTATTACTGTGCCAAAGCATGGAAAATGTGAAGATCTTATCAAGGCTCTAGGCAGTGCATGTTCTTTAGGGGCTGATGAGACTTTATTGGTGGCTGAG ATCTACAACAACCAGATTATACGCTATCTTGAGGAGTCAGCTGATTCATTATCCTTAATTAGAGATGATGACCGATTGGTAGCCTACCGGTTATCAAAAGATACTGGGCAAGTCCCTCTGGTTGTATTCATGCATCAGCGGAGGGAGGA GCAATACATCCATGGGAAACTAACTTCAAGTTGGAAGGCGTTTGGAATTCCTCTTGCAGCTAGGCTTTGTGAATCTGTTGATGGATCTGATATCTACAATCTTTATCTAAATTTACTTAGTCCATTCCAAATCCCTGCGGAAGATGCTATAGAAGATTATGATATCTCCAAGGGCACTGCTACTGAAGAAGTTTCAGGAAAAGAGGGTGCCAAAAGTCCTGCTATAGGTGGAGACGTGAGCCCCTCCAATGTGAATGGAGTTGACTCACCATCAGATGTTGAACTGCAGTTTTATTTGACAGATGAGAAGGGAATCGTCAAGCACTCCAAACTAGTAATGAATGAACCAGTGGCAGTGACGGGAGTGTCCAGGTTGCATGTGCTTGTATGTTGGCCAGAAACACAGATTGAACATTATGATACAGGCCTTCTTAGCTCATTACCAGAAGTTTTTAAGTCTGGGTTCTATGCAAAGAGACCTCAAGAGTCTGTTTCTCTGTACAAGTGCCTTGAAGCATTCTTGCAGGAGGAACCTCTTGGACCAGAAGACATGTG GTACTGTCCTGGCTGCAAAAAGCATTGTCAAGCCATCAAAAAGTTAGATCTTTGGAGACTGCCAGAGATTTTGGTTATTCATTTGAAGAAATTCTCGTATAGCCGGTTCTCAAAGAACAAGCTAGAGACTTATGTCGACTTTCCCATTGATAATTTTGACCTATCACCTTATATTGCCCAGAGTAATGGCATGTCATGCAATCGTTACATGCTTTATGCGGTTAGTAATCACTATGGAAGTATGGGAGGCGGTCATTATACAGCATTTGTCCAT CACGGCGGTGATCAGTGGTACGATTTTGATGATAGCCATGTTCATCCCGTCAGCCAGGAGAAGATAAAGTCTTCTGCAGCTTATGTTCTTTTCTACAGAAGAGTAATAGAAGTATGA
- the LOC115982271 gene encoding uncharacterized protein LOC115982271 has protein sequence MRRQGQYADSGVNAYAGGQMHHMSSQRMENKPVHFQGRLEAFTPEREHPYGNSKAEGQWRWERDESKMSNSMASHMFNEGQGGDPPRSYLQGQRPDPKLALEKQSNNDHRSQTREENMDIGYEGNPLLQTFEVLEQKFHNDIMKLAKEQNDAEDSENARHKEKINAINAQYEEQLAALRARHASRRDEFLRRESQGRQHQYQQAMMDQYPNSGMGSGDPHGYSGVATSAAAGEAHRGYNSDNFDSNRERARFLGGARDHGFEPRGSYPGGRVYDTGSRYY, from the exons ATGAGACGGCAAGGGCAGTATGCCGATTCAGGTGTCAATGCTTATGCTGGTGGTCAGATGCATCATATGTCCAGTCAGAGGATGGAAAACAAGCCTGTTCATTTCCAAGGGCGACTAGAGGCCTTCACTCCTGAGAGGGAGCATCCATATGGGAACTCGAAAGCGGAGGGACAATGGAGATGGGAAAGGGATGAGTCCAAAATGTCAAATTCAATGGCATCTCATATGTTTAATGAAG GTCAAGGGGGTGATCCTCCAAGATCCTATTTGCAGGGTCAGAGGCCTGATCCCAAACTGGCTTTGGAGAAACAAAGCAACAATGATCACAGATCTCAAACACGTGAAGAAAATATGGATATTGGATATGAGGGCAATCCTTTGCTGCAGACTTTTGAAGTTCTTGAGCAGAAATTCCACAATGACATTATGAAACTAGCCAAGGAACAGAATGATGCTGAGGATTCTGAAAATGCTAGACATAAAGAG aaaataaacgcAATAAATGCTCAGTATGAGGAACAATTAGCAGCACTTCGAGCACGGCATGCCAGTCGTAGGGATGAATTCCTACGGAGAGAATCGCAGGGGCGGCAGCATCAGTACCAGCAAGCCATGATGGACCAGTACCCTAACAGTGGCATGGGCTCTGGTGATCCTCATGGTTACAGTGGAGTTGCAACCTCAGCTGCTGCAGGAGAAGCACATAGAGGCTACAATAGTGATAATTTTGATTCCAATAGAGAACGGGCTCGATTTCTTGGGGGTGCCAGGGATCATGGATTTGAGCCAAGAGGTTCATACCCTGGAGGTCGTGTTTATGATACTGGCTCACGCTACTACTAA